The Mesotoga sp. Brook.08.105.5.1 DNA segment TTGCAGAGAGTGAATGGCTCTTCCTCAGATTATATGAACTAACTCATGATCACCTTCACTCGCAATAGTTCAAATGAACATCTCCCGTACATTATCCGCTTAATCACCTTAAGCTTGTTTATGACGCCTTCTATGACTCCATTGCTAAACTCAGTCCTGATCGCATTCTTAACTGCCTCAATGTCTCTTTCTATTCCCCTGGCGAAGGTTGTTAGCTCACGGATATTGAACTTTTTTACTTTTTCCAACCAGTTTTCAAGCCTTGAATCATCTTTGACTCTAAATATGTCTCTGAAGTCGTTAACTGCCGAGCAGAGGTTTTGAAGGTTCTTGTTTGTCTTGAGATACTCTTCTATCTTCTCTTGATCTTCCACTTTGAACCTTGAGATATCGTTGTGTAGAAATGAGATCAACAGTCCTCTTCTAAGAATCTTTTCGGGAGAAGTCTTTCTGTGCCTTCTTCCCAAACCTTCGTTGTGTTCAGCCAAGAATGCGTTCAAATTCCTGTATGAACCTTTATAACCTTCTTTAGCGATTACTCTGAATATGCTGGCTATTGTCTTTCTTTCATGATTAAGAGTGATTATAGTCTCTTTGTATGGGTCGAGTATGCTTCTTCTTTCTCTTGAGGCGCTCAGCATCCTTCCCTGATGCTTAACGTATTTTGTTGCTGTCCGGCAATCTATCTTTAGTTCTCTGGAAATGGCACTTACTGAGTATCCCTTCAGGTACATTTCTTTGACAGTCCCAACAAGCTCATTCTTCGCTTCTTCTGTTTCTCTACGTTTGATTTCGGCCTTGGTAAGTTTTCTCACTGTTTGATTTTCGCCAACTACTTCTTTCAGCTTTATTCTGGGAGGTATTGTGCGTCTAATATACTCCCTTGCTCCATCGATAAGGTTCTTAACCAGATGAAAACGATCACTTACCTGTAGTGCCCCGGGCAAAGCTTCTGCTACAGCCTTCGCATATCCTATTGACCCATCTCTTGATACCACTTCTATTTCGGGATATCCTCTCAACCACTCTGTAACTTCGCCAGTATCCCTTGATGGAATCATATCTACAACCTTTGAGGTCTCATAGTCTACCATTAATGTGCCATATGTGTGGCCCTTCCTGGTTGCGAAATCATCTATGCAGACTGTTTTGAGAAGCGTTCTATTTATAACCTGTTTTTTTTAACATCCTCAGAATCGTGTCGTCGGATATTTCGGTAAGTCCATTACTGACTATTCCCTCAGCTTTCAGGGCACTCATGCTTGCTGCCAACTCGATTATTCTTTCATTCAATCTCTTTGTTCTTCTCCCGTAATCGTCAACAAAACTGAGTCTCTCTGCGAATTTCGATTTCTCACACTCTGTATTCTTGCAGAAGAATACCCTCCTTTGAA contains these protein-coding regions:
- a CDS encoding transposase family protein, with protein sequence MEELLRSLDRDLVLIESRVYEDRIELHAKMGREEAVCPYCGAKSKSVHTIYLKAFSDLPVQSRQLTIVLQRRVFFCKNTECEKSKFAERLSFVDDYGRRTKRLNERIIELAASMSALKAEGIVSNGLTEISDDTILRMLKKTGYK
- a CDS encoding ISL3 family transposase, with amino-acid sequence MNRTLLKTVCIDDFATRKGHTYGTLMVDYETSKVVDMIPSRDTGEVTEWLRGYPEIEVVSRDGSIGYAKAVAEALPGALQVSDRFHLVKNLIDGAREYIRRTIPPRIKLKEVVGENQTVRKLTKAEIKRRETEEAKNELVGTVKEMYLKGYSVSAISRELKIDCRTATKYVKHQGRMLSASRERRSILDPYKETIITLNHERKTIASIFRVIAKEGYKGSYRNLNAFLAEHNEGLGRRHRKTSPEKILRRGLLISFLHNDISRFKVEDQEKIEEYLKTNKNLQNLCSAVNDFRDIFRVKDDSRLENWLEKVKKFNIRELTTFARGIERDIEAVKNAIRTEFSNGVIEGVINKLKVIKRIMYGRCSFELLRVKVIMS